The candidate division WOR-3 bacterium genome window below encodes:
- a CDS encoding tetratricopeptide repeat protein, producing LKDKLRIAKINEMIGTLHTDLGKIKFADNYFKKSITIYQETGHRTGIRSILIAQSLNAMKRHDNQTAIKILNHVLSSFESINDNYVKCTIHSNLGIANYRLGNYMIALGNFKLQKKYAVLSKNNREIMISKGYISLVYEKKGNYTKALRGYMECLEEAMKSVDAVQTSLYYNNIGEIYLLKRQYKKSLEFFSNAEKISRKISYKYRLCYVLMDKAKALYSLKKFAESTLCTREVKEIAKKIKRLDVIFETGLLEMKLSAINDRHQTKKIMSSLLKKSTNEEQEANIKYAYYTISKEYSFREDALVLYKKIYLRKPDRIFKDRIEELEKGS from the coding sequence AACTAAAAGATAAATTGAGAATTGCAAAAATCAACGAGATGATAGGCACTCTTCATACAGATTTAGGTAAAATTAAATTTGCCGACAATTATTTTAAAAAATCAATAACTATATATCAAGAAACAGGGCACAGAACGGGCATTAGATCCATACTTATAGCTCAATCACTAAATGCAATGAAAAGACATGATAACCAAACAGCGATAAAAATATTAAATCACGTATTATCATCGTTTGAATCCATTAACGACAATTATGTAAAATGCACAATACACTCAAATCTTGGTATTGCCAATTACCGCTTGGGAAATTATATGATAGCTCTTGGAAATTTCAAACTGCAGAAAAAATACGCTGTACTGTCAAAAAACAATCGAGAAATTATGATATCAAAGGGTTACATTTCTCTGGTTTACGAAAAGAAGGGCAATTATACAAAAGCTCTTCGGGGGTACATGGAATGCCTGGAGGAGGCTATGAAATCGGTTGATGCAGTTCAGACATCATTGTATTACAACAACATCGGAGAGATATATCTATTAAAAAGGCAATACAAAAAGTCTCTTGAATTTTTTTCAAATGCCGAAAAAATATCTAGGAAGATTTCATATAAATATCGACTTTGCTATGTTTTAATGGACAAAGCAAAAGCCTTGTATTCTCTGAAAAAATTCGCTGAATCAACCTTATGCACCCGGGAAGTGAAAGAAATAGCAAAAAAAATCAAAAGGCTAGACGTTATTTTCGAAACAGGTCTTCTAGAAATGAAACTTTCAGCAATAAACGACAGGCATCAAACAAAAAAAATTATGTCCAGTTTGCTGAAGAAAAGTACGAATGAAGAACAGGAAGCCAACATTAAATATGCTTATTACACTATTTCGAAAGAGTATTCATTCAGAGAAGATGCCTTGGTACTGTATAAAAAGATATATTTAAGGAAACCGGACCGGATATTTAAAGACAGAATTGAAGAGCTCGAAAAGGGAAGTTGA